The Takifugu rubripes chromosome 7, fTakRub1.2, whole genome shotgun sequence genome has a segment encoding these proteins:
- the setd2 gene encoding histone-lysine N-methyltransferase SETD2 isoform X4: MERQCDLLHFVEEEGSGASVKVEGLSKAALIKSLSPRVILSNHLLPKGTKMKVNLEDQGRQKVSFSFAQTKKPLQSLFSIPTSPDKSAGDLPPISSPTNADKRGQVAERKPELKLTPVSPAAETIAPSVVSPATKLKTDLSKMHFKKQILSVSVTEEDPAPGALEEPNSFEVHDLPNSASQSAAEFSLPPPQSSASVRHSENTPAESPETKASPALKKPTAPSGKDSESSTSAEAEFYNRKTRSQSATAPPGSESDGDTAPMSSSHKSADSSRKASSESRNKEVKKSSFNTHVEDKDKGSSKRSENHERSSSYSKSDRDSKHTYSRSSRSDKDRRRTRSRSRSRSRSRGSRTSSSHSRPDRSRGDCGSRSDRSYYHDSDRRSHRGSPRRDRRRSRSRTDRNRDSSDSEDDHRKARTRASDSSRPSAYSGLYKDSKSFSYSKSEKGCKSSDSPHLSEFDKRTQSSKSDRTSKRPSDSDSQRKGFPDLDSSYRKSSSHHKSESHKSSSSSTRSRSQMHERHQKSSSSDSDAEQRGKTHISDRRSGSEESSQKRSSTADSKQVTPPRTSVQTSEPDRQSPNVFQSPHRATQCANTAESCTQRESELSDCHLTGSECNNQTFEEQVASTEKSLQESLPMMMDTDCLNQVNVTLEIYNQSSEDRPHVNSSPAIFSSCNDSLACGLEKEVVGSFPGAALVDKEDASIAQDAQQSCKTEVIELNIVSTVDVPHGTEMSLKSESSCVESRNRVTVKPQLMDTAKKSSVGTKKSRWDIVGQVTSDGDNSQRTLCSEGKPTVKKVISVKEIELPHQQGSDSSQKDIETHSTQGRLTEIWTHDVISKSTEMHRERSEPSQGGNSGQRVSSNAYADNRAANIQICTGDGDREGASSKLSRADGSAGLSEATDSDNSDYDSDCGEVIKRLHSVVVVPKNSSLTIDTHDTVATQCTPFSRSGVQNPSILAHVNTSEVPQQRLGNPPAAFVGTSVTRTHVNDSSFNSLLCQSQSNMIDSTSHSEASASIRTQPYTAGDISVQGTVPGPTHGDFIRQCEQECKQGDTSSRGEKMYSHYQAVNFSNADNINGKIGFSLGWGFSQPEQPSSTYQQPDSSHGPHLASTKMTGAFLQHQEHMQSTALWNHQSLNMQSSGQNFHHMHQHYQETTSVVHPDSLTNDHDDYSGEKRSKTDNDSTGSISHPLDPSSFVQGHEISSNSRGSIVSDPPRDDHLRPHRGRGPPKKRRPEVESDSDNEAEAGPADKRERLGDIGTSKETQAKTDAHRPSLSLQDFHDANKWKEHSKSKKMPPYFDLIEENLYLTERKKSKSHRDIKRMQCECPVLPREERSKGALACGEDCLNRLLMIECSSRCQNGAYCSNRRFQMRQHADFDVILTEDKGWGLRAAKALPSNTFVLEYCGEVLDHKEFKTRVKEYARNKNIHYYFMALKNNEIIDATLKGNLSRFMNHSCEPNCETQKWTVNGQLRVGFFTTKAVTAGTELTFDYQFQRYGKEAQKCFCGTLSCRGFLGGENRVSVRAAGGKMKKDRSRKSALTTVDEELEALLENGEGLYDEKQVVSLCRLMVRVETMEQKLMCLKLIQDTQNSSCLKQFLDHHGLSLLWIFMVELSEAKGNSSNNTKLQLEILKTLAVLPISTKNMLAESKVLTFIQRWAQTKSILQPAEMDGYSSENTSRAQTPLNTPDGTSSKVGQELDSDNTKPVSRRLKIISENSLDSAISDASKVSDGKEEEDDEEEEEEESSNANGKLLKADPGGEAADPGGEATDPGGEAADPGGEAADPGGKAADLGGEPTDPGGKAADPGGEAADPGGKAADPGGEAADLGGEAADLGGEAADLGGEPTDPGAKATDPGGEAADLGGEAVDPGGEAADLGGEAADLGGEAADLGGEAADLGGEAADLGGEAADLGGEAADLGGEAADPGGEVTDHGAEAAAPGAEAADPTKGAVVDPVEEEQKDPDVNSDTQREETEGGLDRNITLTEVSTEGHSDRQMMPVIAHKEQSGEEQLRHTASEMTDLEGHKPDFEAESQPMQVDAVDVPPQNNETEVTKQDADKAASGSEEQPGETSTDATLISETPEACVPSEVSQATPAETSVIGTPSQDEEEGVSDVESERSQEPQLNALDVSTMASRLLESWKDLKEVYRIPKKSQVEKEANDRSRDRDTAFTPRSMSSSRERERERDKDRERDRDRDYDRDRDWDRDWDRDRDRDRDRSSDKTPRSTERRRRRSTSPPSSYERSSRRTEERFDPSNSNKTPRGAVGGKERNKLSTEERRKLFEQEVAQREAQKQQQLQQQQQQQLQTMAYNAPLAYTSSPGFVTYPPGYPMQTFVDPSNPNAGKATPVSNLSHHITTTNLTTGSHQQYVQPTVATQDAGVAVLPVPAQTAPQVQGQQSYTTLWDPTTQQTVTVQAQPAQQYTAAPAQAQPQTAIYYQGQPCQTIYSIPTAYPQPNTPVIQAYSEPTASYLHSQPVYSGHQQGVVVQQGGTVTTIVTSQTVQQERIVPNNVIDLPPPSPPKPKTIVLPPNWKVARDPEGKIYYYHIVTRQTQWDPPTWEGGGENTNVDHESEMDLGTPTYDENPNKVSFGQGTLSEDVDKFSTKTAEADTSSELAKKSKETFRKEMSQFIVQCLNPYRKPDCKLGRISNTEDFKHLARKLTHGVMNKELKACTNPEDLECNENVKHKAKEYIKKYMQRFGSVYRPKEDTEVF, from the exons AGAAGAGGGAAGCGGTGCCTCG gtgaaggtggagggCCTGTCCAAGGCAGCTTTAATCAAGAGCCTGTCTCCCAGAGTCATACTGTCCAATCATCTCCTGCCCAAAGGTACGAAGATGAAAGTCAACCTGGAGGATCAGGGCCGTCAGAAAGTGTCCTTCAGCTTTGCACAGACCAAGAAGCCATTGCAGAGCCTGTTCAGCATCCCGACCAGCCCTGACAAGTCCGCAGGTGACCTTCCCCCCATCTCGTCACCGACAAACGCGGACAAAAGAGGCCAGGTCGCCGAGAGGAAACCCGAGCTAAAGCTAACGCCCGTGTCGCCAGCAGCAGAGACGATTGCCCCGAGTGTCGTTTCCCCGGCTACAAAGCTAAAAACAGACCTGAGTAAGATGCATTTCAAAAAACAGATTCTCAGCGTCTCTGTGACAGAAGAGGACCCAGCACCCGGCGCGCTAGAGGAACCAAACTCATTTGAAGTCCACGATCTGCCAAACTCAGCAAGTCAAAGTGCAGCTGAATTCTCTTTGCCGCCTCCTCAGAGTTCTGCCAGCGTCCGCCACTCTGAAAATACTCCCGCTGAATCCCCCGAGACAAAGGCGAGTCCCGCTCTCAAGAAGCCAACTGCTCCCTCAGGAAAAGACAGCGAGAGTTCCACCAGTGCTGAGGCGGAGTTCTACAATAGGAAAACCAGGTCCCAGTCTGCTACTGCTCCCCCTGGATCGGAGTCTGATGGCGATACAGCCCCAATGTCTTCCAGTCACAAATCAGCTGATTCCAGTAGAAAAGCAAGCTCTGAAAGCAGAaacaaagaggtgaagaagtcTTCCTTTAACACACATGTGGAGGACAAGGATAAAGGTTCCTCGAAGCGCTCGGAGAATCACGAAAGGTCGTCTAGTTATTCCAAATCGGACCGTGACTCTAAACACACTTATTCACGCTCGTCTCGATCGGACAAAGATCGCAGAAGGACCAGGTCGAGGTCGCGCTCGCGCTCGAGATCGAGGGGATCTCGAACCAGTTCATCTCACTCGAGACCGGACAGATCGAGAGGCGACTGTGGGTCCCGCTCCGATAGGTCCTACTACCACGACTCTGACCGCAGATCACACAGAGGTTCTCCTCGCAGAGACAGAAGACGCTCCCGCTCTCGGACCGACAGAAACCGTGACAGTTCCGACTCTGAGGATGATCACAGGAAGGCGAGGACGAGGGCGAGTGATTCCAGCAGGCCTTCAGCCTATTCAGGCCTATATAAAGACTCTAAATCATTTTCCTACTCAAAGTCTGAGAAAGGCTGCAAATCTTCAGATTCTCCTCACTTGTCAGAGTTTGATAAAAGAACCCAATCCTCAAAGTCTGACAGGACTTCAAAACGACcgtcagattcagattcccaGCGCAAGGGCTTCCCTGATCTGGACTCCAGTTACCGTAAATCTAGCTCCCATCACAAGTCAGAAAGCCACAAATCATCCTCTTCGAGCACGCGCTCTCGCTCTCAGATGCATGAAAGACACCAAAAAAGCAGCTCCAGCGATTCTGACgcagagcagagagggaagaCGCATATCTCGGACAGAAGGTCGGGCTCAGAGGAGAGCTCCCAGAAGAGAAGCAGCACGGCAGATTCGAAACAGGTGACGCCTCCCAGAACCTCAGTGCAAACCAGTGAACCCGACAGACAATCACCAAATGTGTTTCAGAGCCCTCACAGAGCAACACAATGTGCAAATACGGCAGAATCTTGCACTCAACGTGAATCGGAACTGAGCGACTGCCACCTAACTGGCAGTGAGTGCAACAATCAGACCTTTGAGGAGCAGGTGGCGAGTACAGAAAAGAGTTTGCAGGAATCTCTTCCCATGATGATGGATACAGACTGCCTAAATCAAGTAAACGTCACCTTGGAGATTTATAACCAGTCTTCTGAGGACCGACCACATGTAAACTCTAGTCCCGCCATCTTCAGTTCCTGCAATGACAGTTTAGCGTGTGGCCTGGAGAAGGAGGTTGTTGGATCTTTTCCAGGAGCAGCATTAGTAGATAAAGAAGATGCATCTATTGCACAGGATGCCCAGCAGAGCTGTAAAACGGAGGTGATTGAGCTGAATATTGTTTCAACAGTCGATGTGCCACACGGCACAGAGATGTCACTCAAATCCGAGTCATCGTGCGTTGAATCAAGGAATCGGGTCACGGTTAAACCGCAGCTGATGGATACGGCAAAAAAGAGCAGCGTTGGTACTAAAAAGTCTAGGTGGGACATTGTTGGGCAGGTCACTTCAGACGGCGATAATTCGCAAAGGACTTTGTGTTCCGAGGGCAAACCTACTGTCAAAAAAGTAATCTCTGTCAAAGAAATCGAGCTACCTCATCAGCAAGGTTCTGATTCCAGTCAGAAGGATATCGAAACACATTCCACACAGGGTAGGCTGACTGAAATCTGGACGCACGACGTCATCTCGAAAAGCACCGAGATGCACAGAGAGCGAAGTGAGCCGTCCCAGGGGGGCAACAGCGGCCAGCGTGTATCCTCAAACGCCTACGCAGACAACAGAGCTGCAAACATCCAGATTTGCACTGGTGACGGCGATCGCGAAGGAGCTAGTAGCAAACTGAGCAGGGCCGATGGATCGGCGGGGCTGAGTGAGGCCACCGATAGCGACAACTCGGACTATGACTCCGATTGTGGCGAGGTCATTAAACGTTTGCACTCTGTGGTGGTGGTGCCAAAAAATTCTTCCTTGACAATAGATACGCACGACACGGTGGCAACACAATGCACTCCATTCAGCAGATCAGGAGTGCAGAACCCCAGTATCCTGGCTCATGTGAATACCAGTGAAGTCCCACAACAAAGGCTGGGAAATCCTCCCGCTGCGTTCGTAGGGACCAGTGTTACACGGACTCACGTGAACGATTCATCTTTTAACAGCTTGTTGTGCCAATCCCAGAGCAATATGATAGATAGCACCAGCCACTCTGAGGCCTCTGCCTCTATTCGCACTCAGCCTTACACGGCTGGTGACATCAGTGTCCAGGGTACCGTCCCTGGCCCCACCCACGGAGACTTTATCAGACAGTGTGAGCAGGAGTGCAAACAGGGTGATACAAGCAGCAGGGGTGAAAAAATGTACTCCCATTATCAAGCTGTTAATTTTTCAAATGCTGACAATATCAACGGCAAGATTGGATTTAGCCTCGGTTGGGGGTTTTCACAACCAGAACAGCCCAGTAGTACATACCAGCAACCAGACAGCAGTCACGGGCCGCACTTGGCCAGCACGAAAATGACAGGAGCCTTTCTCCAGCACCAGGAACACATGCAAAGCACTGCCTTGTGGAACCACCAATCCCTGAATATGCAGAGCAGCGGGCAAAACTTCCACCACATGCATCAACATTATCAGGAGACTACAAGTGTCGTCCATCCCGACTCCTTAACCAATGACCACGATGACTACAGCGGTGAAAAACGCAGTAAAACAGACAACGACAGTACTGGTTCTATCTCGCATCCTTTGGATCCTTCCAGTTTTGTCCAAGGTCATGAAATAAGCAGCAATAGCAGGGGCTCCATCGTATCTGACCCCCCCAGAGATGACCACTTAAGACCTCACAGGGGCCGGGGGCCCCCGAAGAAAAGGCGTCCAGAGGTGGAGTCAGATTCGGACAACGAAGCAGAAGCTGGGCCTGCAGACAAGAGGGAGCGTCTCGGAGACATCGGCACCTCTAAGGAGACCCAGGCGAAGACCGACGCACACCGTCCGTCTCTCTCCCTGCAAGACTTTCACGATGCCAACAAATGGAAGGAGCATTCTAAATCCAAAAAGATGCCCCCCTACTTTGACCTAATCGAGGAGAATCTCTACCTGACTGAGAG AAAGAAGAGTAAATCCCACCGAGATATCAAGAGAATGCAGTGCGAGTGTCCAGTGCTGCCCAGGGAGGAGCGTTCAAAGGGAGCGTTGGCCTGTGGGGAAGACTGTTTGAACCGTCTCTTGATGATTGAATG TTCCTCGCGGTGTCAGAATGGAGCGTATTGTTCTAATAGGCGCTTTCAGATGAGGCAACACGCAGACTTTGATGTTATCCTCACAGAGGACAAAGGATGGGGACTCCGAGCAGCTAAAGCTCTGCCCTC aaacacatttgtgCTTGAATACTGTGGGGAAGTATTGGACCACAAAGAATTTAAAACAAGGGTGAAAGAATATGCTCGCAATAAGAACATACACTACTATTTCATGGCTCTAAAGAATAATGAG ATCATCGATGCAACACTCAAGGGTAATTTATCTCGGTTTATGAATCACAGCTGTGAGCCCAACTGTGAGACACAGAAG TGGACTGTCAATGGTCAGCTGAGAGTCGGCTTTTTCACCACCAAGGCTGTCACTGCAGGAACAGAGCTGACATTTGATTACCAGTTCCAGAGATATGG CAAGGAAGCACAGAAATGCTTCTGTGGAACACTGAGCTGCAGAGGATTTCTGGGTGGAGAAAACAGAGTTAGTGTCCGGGCAGCTGGAGGGAAAATGAAGAAAGACCGTAGTCGAAAAAGTGCTCTCACCACG GTTGATGAGGAGCTGGAAGCATTACTGGAAAATGGAGAAGGGCTGTACGATGAAAAACAGGTGGTGTCTCTCTGCAGACTCATGGTCCGAGTGGAAACCATGGAGCAGAAACTCATGTGCCTCAAACTCATCCAA GATACTCAGAATTCATCGTGTCTGAAGCAGTTCTTAGACCATCATGGGTTGTCTTTGCTCTGGATCTTCATGGTGGAGCTGTCTGAAGCTAAAGGCAACAGTTCCAATAACACCAAACTGCAGTTAGAG ATTCTGAAAACCTTGGCCGTGCTGCCCATCTCTACTAAGAACATGCTGGCAGAGAGCAAAGTTCTGACCTTCATCCAGAGGTGGGCCCAGACAAAATCTATACTTCAGCCTGCTGAGATGGATGGGTATTCCAGTGAGAATACATCCCGTGCTCAGACGCCCCTCAACACTCCTGATGGAACTTCCTCAAAAGTGGGGCAGGAATTAGATAGCGACAACACCAAGCCTGTTTCCCGCCGCCTTAAAATTATCAGTGAAAACAGCCTTGACAGCGCAATCTCCGATGCTAGCAAAGTGTCTGatgggaaagaagaagaggatgatgaggaggaggaagaagaggaatcCTCTAATGCAAATGGGAAACTGTTGAAGGCAGACCCTGGGGGTGAGGCTGCAGACCCTGGGGGTGAGGCTACAGACCCTGGGGGTGAGGCTGCAGACCCTGGGGGTGAGGCTGCAGACCCTGGGGGTAAGGCTGCAGACCTTGGAGGTGAGCCTACAGACCCTGGGGGTAAGGCTGCAGACCCTGGGGGTGAGGCTGCAGACCCTGGGGGTAAGGCTGCAGACCCTGGGGGTGAGGCTGCAGACCTtggaggtgaggctgcagaccttggaggtgaggctgcagaccTTGGAGGTGAGCCTACAGACCCTGGGGCTAAGGCTACAGACCCTGGGGGTGAGGCCGCAGACCTTGGAGGTGAGGCCGTAGACCCTGGAGGTGAGGCCGCAGACCTTGGAGGTGAGGCCGCAGACCTtggaggtgaggctgcagaccTTGGAGGTGAGGCCGCAGACCTTGGAGGTGAGGCCGCAGACCTTGGAGGTGAGGCCGCAGACCTtggaggtgaggctgcagaccttggaggtgaggctgcagaccCTGGGGGTGAGGTTACAGACCATGGGGCAGAAGCTGCAGCCCCTGGGGCAGAAGCTGCAGATCCAACCAAAGGAGCTGTGGTTGATCCAGTGGAGGAGGAACAGAAAGATCCTGATGTAAATTCTGACACTCAACGCGAGGAAACAGAGGGGGGTTTGGACCGAAACATTACATTGACGGAGGTCTCAACAGAGGGTCATTCAGATCGCCAAATGATGCCAGTTATAGCTCACAAGGAACAGAGtggagaggagcagctcagacacacagcGTCGGAGATGACTGATCTTGAAGGACACAAGCCTGATTTTGAGGCAGAGAGTCAGCCTATGCAAGTAGATGCTGTTGATGTTCCACCTCAGAATAATGAAACAGAGGTAACAAAACAAGATGCTGACAAAGCTGCTTCTGGCAGTGAAGAACAACCTGGTGAAACCTCCACAGATGCTACGCTAATTTCAGAGACCCCAGAGGCCTGTGTGCCTTCTGAGGTTTCACAGGCAACCCCTGCGGAGACATCGGTGATAGGCACACCTTCtcaagatgaggaggaaggcgTCTCCGATGTGGAGAGTGAACGGAGTCAGGAGCCCCAACTTAATGCTTTGGATGTTAGTACGATGGCGTCCCGGCTGCTAGAGAGCTGGAAGGATCTGAAG gaggTCTACAGAATACCAAAGAAGAGTCAAGtggaaaaagaagcaaatg ATCGCAGTCGTGATCGGGACACGGCTTTTACGCCAAGATCTATGTCTAGTAGCCGAGAGCGGGAAAGGGAGCGAGACAAGGACAGGGAGCGTGATAGAGACCGAGATTATGACCGAGATCGTGATTGGGACAGAGACTgggaccgggaccgggaccgggaccgGGACAGATCCTCTGACAAAACTCCACGTAGCACCGAGAGACGGAGAAGGCGTTCCACTTCCCCACCTTCGTCCTACGAAAGGAGCAGTCGGCGAACTGAGGAACG GTTTGACCCATCTAACAGCAACAAAACCCCTAGAGGTGCTGTGGGTGGGAAGGAGCGGAACAAGCTGTCCACAGAGGAGCGCAGGAAGCTGTTTGAGCAGGAGGTTGCTCAGCGCGAAgctcaaaaacagcagcagcttcaacagcagcagcagcagcagctacagacgATGGCATACAATGCCCCTCTGGCCTACACCTCCAGCCCTGGGTTCGTTACATATCCTCCTGGATATCCCATGCAGACCTTTGTGGATCCCTCCAACCCCAACGCAGGAAAG GCAACTCCAGTTTCTAATCTCTCtcatcacatcaccaccacTAACCTCACAACTGGCAGCCACCAGCAGTACGTGCAGCCGACTGTAGCAACCCAGGACGCCGGTGTAGCGGTCCTGCCTGTACCAgctcagacggcccctcaggTTCAGGGCCAGCAGAGCTACACCACTCTCTGGGACCCCACTACTCAACAGACGGTGACAGTGCAAGCCCAGCCGGCACAGCAGTACACTGCAGCCCCAGCACAGGCTCAGCCTCAGACTGCCATTTATTACCAGGGACAGCCATGCCAGACCATCTACAGCATTCCCACTGCTTACCCTCAGCCCAACACTCCCGTTATACAG GCATACAGTGAGCCAACTGCTAGTTACCTGCATTCCCAGCCTGTGTATTCTGGTCATCAGCAAGGAGTAGTGGTCCAGCAGGGAGGCACAGTCACCACCATTGTTACATCACAAACTGTCCAACAG GAAAGGATTGTGCCCAACAATGTGATagacctgccccctccctctcctccaaaaCCCAAAACTATTGTCCTACCTCCTAACTGGAAAGTTGCCCGAGACCCCGAAGGAAAGATCTACTATTACCATATTGTCACGAG GCAAACACAGTGGGACCCTCCGACCTGGGAAGGCGGCGGGGAGAACACTAATGTGGACCACGAATCAGAGATGGACCTGGGAACACCCACCTATGATGAGAACCCTAACAAGGTTAGCTTTGGGCAGGGGACTCTTTCAGAGGATGTAGATAAG TTTTCCACCAAGACGGCTGAGGCGGACACTTCCAGTGAACTGGCTAAAAAGAGCAAAGAGACGTTCCGTAAAGAG ATGTCCCAGTTTATAGTGCAATGTCTAAATCCTTATCGAAAGCCGGACTGCAAATTGGGCCGCATCAGTAACACAGAAGACTTTAAACACTTGGCCAGAAAG CTAACGCACGGAGTTATGAATAAAGAGTTGAAAGCTTGCACCAACCCCGAGGACCTCGAGTGTAATGAGAATGTGAAGCACAAGGCCAAGGAGTACATCAAGAAGTACATGCAGAGGTTTGGTTCCGTGTACAGGCCCAAGGAGGACACCGAGGTGTTCTAG